The Stutzerimonas stutzeri RCH2 genomic interval GGCCGCCAGTTTCCAGGTGGTGGGGTTGCTTTCCTGGCCATAGACGCTGATCTGGCCGGTTTTACCGTTGACCACCTTGCCGCCGTGCTCGGCGATAAATTCCTCGCTTTGCACGAAGAAACCACCCGAACCCATGGCGGGGTCGTACACGCGGCCCTTGAAGGGCTGCAGCATCTCGACGATCAGCGTGACGATGCTTTTGGGCGTGTAGTACTGGCCGCCCTTTTTGCCCTCCGCCAGTGCGAACTGGCCGAGGAAGTATTCGTAGACGTGGCCGAGGATGTCTTTGCTCTTTAGATTCAGCGGCTGACCGTTATAGCTAGGCTGGCTAAAGTTGGTGTCAGAGAAGTGGGCGATCAGATCAGCCAACTTGTGGCTGTCGAGCTGGGTGCGGGAAAACTCCTTGTTAAGCACGTTCTTGAGTTTGACGTTCTCGCGCTCAATGGCCTCCATGGCATTGTCGATCAGCCAGCCGACGGTACGCATCTTTTCTGCCGTGTCTTTACCCGGCGCGTTCCAGGGCAAAGGCTCTCCGGGCGGCAGCTGCGCTAACTCTCGCAGGGTTTGCCAGCGTGCTTCCATCGGCACCCAGAAGACGTTTTTCTCAGTGTAGTAGTCGCGTACTTCTAGCTCGGCGGCGATATTTTCTTCGTACTCTTCGCTGCCGAGGTCGCCATAATCCTCGGGGTCCATAAAGTAATCGTCAGCGGGATTGGTGAGTTGCGCGCGCAGCTCGCGCTGGCGTTCCTCGAAGGCATCGGAGACATACTTGAGAAAGATCAGACCGAGCACCACATGCTTGTAAACCGATGCATCCAGCGCAGAACGCAGCTTGTCAGCGGCCGTCCAGAGCTTCTTTTCAAGCTCGGTAAAAAATTGTTGTTCGATGGGGTTCATCTGATCATTCCCTAATAGCTAGGCCCCGGGCTTTCAGCAGGGCACTTCCGGCGAAATGCGTGCTCAGCGCCGCGCGAAAGGCTGGGCAGTTATAGTGCGCGGGAAGATACACAGCATGCCCCTGTGGTCGCCACAGTAAAGGGTCTATTTCGCGGGAAAGAAACGTTTGCATGCTGTGCTTTAAAGAACGCCGGAGCCCTCAAGCACTGACGAACCGCGCATTCTGCAGAAGCACCCTCAAGCGGATTGTAAGGCATGATATTTGAGTACCCTAGCGAGTACCCTAATCGTTAAAATTTTTAAACAACCCAATACAATCAATAGCCTACTATGATTGGTTTCATTCCTGGTGCCGGCACCACGATTTAAAGGCTCGCAGAAATGCGGGCCTTTTTCGTTTCTGCGCCGTGCTTCGGCATCGTCCTCCTGCAAGTTTTCACCCGGCGCGTTGCCTGAGTGAACTGAGCGTGTAGAATCCCGCGCCCCGAAATTCAGGAGACAGAACGTTGGTGATTCATTACTCCGCCTCCAATGGCAATG includes:
- a CDS encoding type I restriction-modification system subunit M, with product MNPIEQQFFTELEKKLWTAADKLRSALDASVYKHVVLGLIFLKYVSDAFEERQRELRAQLTNPADDYFMDPEDYGDLGSEEYEENIAAELEVRDYYTEKNVFWVPMEARWQTLRELAQLPPGEPLPWNAPGKDTAEKMRTVGWLIDNAMEAIERENVKLKNVLNKEFSRTQLDSHKLADLIAHFSDTNFSQPSYNGQPLNLKSKDILGHVYEYFLGQFALAEGKKGGQYYTPKSIVTLIVEMLQPFKGRVYDPAMGSGGFFVQSEEFIAEHGGKVVNGKTGQISVYGQESNPTTWKLAAMNMAIRGLDFNFGGQPGDTLQNDLHPDLRADYVMANPPFNMKEWWNAKLEQDPRWLVGTPPQGNANFAWLQHMLYHLAPTGSMALLLANGSMSSNTNNEGEIRKQLIEQDYVECMVALPGQLFTNTQIPACIWFLTKDKANGFNLDKKKRDRRGQFLFIDARQLGYMKDRVLRDFTLNDIKKVADTFHAWQHDEGYEDVAGFCCSTSLNEIRKHEHVLTPGRYVGAKEQEDDGEVFADKMTRLTAQLAEQFEESAKLEGEIRKNLAGLGYGI